One window from the genome of Anser cygnoides isolate HZ-2024a breed goose chromosome 8, Taihu_goose_T2T_genome, whole genome shotgun sequence encodes:
- the S1PR1 gene encoding sphingosine 1-phosphate receptor 1 produces the protein MSSGTSAPVKVVSSLANTDVNYVIKEHYNYTGKLNENADSGIKVTSVVFIIICCFIILENIFVLLTIWKTKKFHRPMYYFIGNLALSDLLAGVAYTANLLLSGHKTYSLTPSQWFVREGSMFVALSASVFSLLAIAIERYITMLKMKLHNGSNSFRSFLLISACWVISVILGGLPIMGWNCISLLSNCSTVLPLYHKHYILFCTTVFTGLLLSIVVLYCRIYSMVRTRSRRLTFRKNITKATRSSEKSLALLKTVIIVLSAFIACWAPLFILLLLDVGCKVKTCPILYKAEYFLVLAVLNSATNPIIYTLTNKEMRRAFIKILCCCKCPPADSGTKFKRPIIGGMEFSRSKSDNSSHPQKEEGDHPETIMSSGNVTSSS, from the coding sequence ATGAGCTCCGGCACCAGCGCCCCGGTGAAGGTGGTCAGCAGCCTCGCCAACACTGATGTCAACTATGTCATCAAAGAGCACTATAATTACACGGGAAAGCTAAATGAGAATGCGGACAGTGGAATAAAAGTGACGTCGGTGGTTTTTATCATCATTTGCTGCTTTATAATCTTAGAGAACATTTTTGTCTTGCTCACCATCTGGAAAACCAAGAAATTTCACAGACCAATGTACTATTTCATTGGGAACTTGGCTCTTTCAGACTTGCTGGCTGGTGTGGCTTACACTGCCAACCTCCTGCTCTCTGGACACAAAACCTATAGCCTCACCCCCTCCCAGTGGTTTGTAAGAGAAGGCAGCATGTTTGTTGCCTTGTCTGCTTCAGTGTTCAGTTTGTTGGCCATTGCCATCGAGAGATACATCACCATGTTGAAGATGAAGCTCCACAATGGCAGCAACAGCTTCCGCTCGTTCTTGCTGATCAGTGCTTGCTGGGTTATCTCTGTGATACTCGGGGGACTCCCGATTATGGGATGGAACTGCATCAGCCTCTTGTCCAACTGCTCCACCGTGCTGCCTCTCTACCACAAGCACTATATTCTCTTTTGCACCACAGTTTTCACTGGCCTTTTGCTATCTATTGTTGTCCTCTATTGCAGGATCTACTCCATGGTGAGGACTAGGAGCCGTAGGCTGACATTTCGAAAAAACATTACCAAAGCTACTAGGAGCTCAGAAAAGTCACTAGCATTGCTCAAGACAGTGATCATAGTTCTGAGTGCCTTCATTGCCTGCTGGGCTCCATTGTTCATCCTGCTTTTACTGGATGTGGGCTGTAAAGTGAAGACCTGCCCAATCCTATATAAAGCAGAGTATTTCTTAGTACTGGCCGTGCTCAATTCAGCCACGAACCCTATCATCTATACGTtaacaaacaaagaaatgcGGAGGGCTTTCATCAAgattctgtgctgctgcaaatGTCCCCCGGCAGATTCGGGGACCAAATTCAAGAGGCCAATCATCGGAGGGATGGAGTTCAGCAGGAGTAAGTCTGACAACTCC